The Loxodonta africana isolate mLoxAfr1 chromosome 12, mLoxAfr1.hap2, whole genome shotgun sequence genome segment GACAGCCGCGTGGTCCAGGTGGGGACCAAGGCATATAGAGGAATGAATGCATGGTCAAGGTGGGGCCTGGGGTGTGTAGGAGACTGTGTGACCCTGCCCTGGCCCAGGTCAGATCATCCTCTCCAGGGACAAGGATGGGCTGGTGGCCATGAGCTGCCCCCACGCAGGGATGACTCTCTGAGTGCTGAGAGACCACCAGGACACCCCCATCTCTGCCACCCAGTGCAGAAGCAAGGAGGTGAAGCCACCTAGGGGCAGGCGGGCAGGGGGGTGTAATTGGCAGGAGGCACCCACCAGCCCCCAGTCCCCTAGCATGGAGATTTTGGGGTGCCGGGTGCAGACCTGTGGCTGGCCGTCAGCAGGGACCAGCAGATCAGTGTCTCGGCAGCTGACTGGCTGGAGGACTGCTGTGAGCTTGTGGACTGGCTGAGCTTCCCAGCACCCATGCCTGCAGAGGTAAGAGGTGCCAGTGGCAAGCACACATGGGTTGGGGGCAGGGTGGTGCCTGCCCCACTCGCCACAGTGTCTGCACCTTATAGTCGCCTGCCTGCTTGCTACCCTGCCTTGCTGCCTTCTGTTCCTGGAACAATGACCTGCTGGTATGTGCCCACCTCGGCCCTCGGGAGGAGCTGCTCCTCCTGTACAGCCTCTGCCAGAAGCAGGTAGGTGCACTACCTGATGCCAGCTGAGGGAAATGGGGCGAGGGGCTGGGTCTCACCATCACTGCCAGCAGGTGGTAGAGACAGTCCCACTGCCCTTTTTTGCCATGTCCCTGAGTCTGTCCCTGGGAGCATGCCTTATGGCTGTCAGCTTTGCTGGTGAGTGCTCTGTCCTGAGGGACTGAGGGCTGCCCTGTCCCTCAGACCCCTCCCCAGGCACTGAGATTCAGGCACACCGCCTCACCTCTGTACCCTCACCTCTGAAGTGGGGTGAGGACCCTGCCTTTGGTGGGTGTGGAGGGACAGTGGAAGTGAGGACCCTGCCCTGGCAGAAGACAGGGTGAGGTCGGGCCAGGCAGCCCTCACTCGGAGTTGCACCAGCACGGAGGCCCATGTTGCCCTCAGAGCGCCTAGTGGGGCTAGTGGACTGTGCATTGGGGACTGTGCAGGACTTCGCTGGCCACAACAACTCGGTGCACCTGTGCCGGTTCTCCCTGTCAGCACAGCTGCTCCTCACAGCGGCCCACAAGGAAATCCTGGTGTGGGAGGCGTCAGCTGCTAAGGCCCAGGGGCAGCAGTGCCCGGTGCCCTGGGGTGTCTCCCCAGTGACCACCTCAACAGCTGGGCCTTCTGCTGGCCAGGAAGGCTCAGGGTTGCCAGTGAAGTGGCCCTCCACAAGAGTGGGCTCAGGACTGTCTGTAACCAAGACCAGCTGCTGTGAACTTGGGGGTCTGAGAACTGTGAAATGCTGTTGGCTTTTCTTCTGGGGTTAATGTGTCTAACCTGTACAGTTTAAATAAACGTGGGCGTCGCCTTGGCCACCAGCCTGCTGGTTCTGTGCTCATTCCAGACTGTCCTGGGCCTGGCTCTCCCAGCCAGCCACGACTTGGCCCTCACCCCCACAGCCCCCACTCTCCACCCAGCTGCTCATCAAGGATCCTTCTCTGGGCAGCCTCAGCGCTTAAGGTGGAGGCTGAGATCCCTGCACACAGGAGGGATGTAGCCGGGAGGCTGCAGCAGCGGGTCAGACACCTGAGTGCGAAGAACTCCAACCCCGCCCCCGGCCCAGAGAGGAGGAGCCGGGAGCGGCGCTTGCAGTGCCCGGTGCGCCCGCGCGGTGGCGTCGCCGCGCATCCCGGCCGCTCTGGTCCGCCCAGTCGCTGCTCCCTAGGCCGCGGGCCGGAAGTGCGGGCGCGGACCGGAAGTGTCGGTGCGAGGGACGGGAATCAGGGATATGGTTGGGAACCAGGCGGGTCGGGGGCGGGGCTGGGGCCAGGACGGGACCAGGTTGGGGGCTGATTTGCGGCCATGAAGCGGGATGTTCGCATCCTGTTGCTGGGCGAGGGTAGGCGCCCACGCCTGGGGCGGTGGCCGGGGGTCATGGAGCGGCTGGGGGGAGGGACCGGGGGTCTTGGAGCGGCAGGGCTGGGGCCTGGATCTTTCCGGGTTTGGCGGGCGCGTGGCGCGCCGTGACCTTGGTTGCCGCCGCGCTGACCGCCCCGCCCCGCGCAGCCCAGGTGGGGAAGACGTCGCTGATCTTGTCGCTGGTGGGCGAGGAGTTCCCCGAAGAGGTGAGTGGCCGAGCGCGTGTACGGGCCGGAGGCTTCCCGCGCGGCCTGACCAGGGCCCCGGGCGGCGGGCTGGCGGGCTGGCGGGCTGGCGCCGGGCGTGGTACCCCAGCGTGCTTTAGGGGCGTCATCTCAGTGCCCACAGCGCATGGGGTGGGGTCCGCATCTGGGCTTGGTGCGCCGCCTGCGAATGATTGGCCTACCCCGCGGTGTCATTCTAGCTCTGCCCCAGACCTGGGAACTGGCTGGAAGGGGTTTTTCTGGTGAAGCCTACCCCGGGGGAGCCCTTCTTCCCTGGGCCACCCTAAGGGGTCCTGCCTACAGCAATAGGCTTTTGTGTCCCAGGTCCCTCCCCGGGCAGAAGAGATTACAATTCCTGCGGATGTCACCCCAGAGAAGGTGCCCACCCACATCGTGGACTACTCAGGTAACGcctaccccacccccatccccgaCAGCCCAGGGTGTGTGCCTGGGGCAGGGCTTTCAGTGAGAGCTCTTTTTCCGTCTAGAAGCTGAGCAGACAGAGGAGGAGCTCCAGGCTGAGATCCACAAGGTGTGCCGGTGGAGAGGGTCTGAGGAGGGGTTGCTGGGCCTGAGGCTTGGGCTGTCGGTGTGGGGGTTGGCTGCCACCTGGGCCTAGTTGTTTGGCCTTGTCCTCTTGTGGAGATTTTTGGATTAAGGAGCCCGCTTTGGCTGTAGCCCACTAATTCCGCTGTTTTGTTGGGGCTGTAGTGCCAGACATTCATCTGTTTCGGGGGAACCTGTGCCCCAGCCAAGCCCCCAGGAGAGGGAACCTGGCCCCACAGTCTCACCTGAACCTACTGCAGCCTCTCTTGTGCCAGCCAAGGGTTTAGGCCTTGGCTGCCCAGGGGTGGCCCTCCTGCCATTGTTGCCCCTCGTGCCCATTGTTGCCTTGCCTGTGTCTGTCCTGAGCCCCCTGAGGGATGCCCTATCCAGAGCCATGGGAGTCTTGTGCTGGGACCTGATGCCTCTGCTGGAGGGCAGGGCTCATCTAGGTTGAGTATACAGGTGGCCCAGAATGGgtggctggagggcagggctgggaCAAAACCACCACTGCTCCACACAGGCGAATGTGGTATGTGTGGTGTACGACATCTCCGAGGAGGCCACTATCGAGAAGGTGAGCAAGGGCAGCCCTGCACTGGGCTCAGCTGCCAACCTCTGCACAGACCCTGACGGCAGAGTCAGAGCGCTGGGTCTGGGGCACCAGTGCCTCTCCCATCCCCCAGGCAGGCACAGAGCCCAGGTGGGAGCCATCTCACTCACAGCCTGGCCTTTCTCAGATCAGAACCAAGTGGATCCCATTGGTGAATGGGAGAACCAAGAGGGGCCCTAGGTAATGAGGGGGCCTCGGTGGGGACCTCAGTGGGTGCCTGGGCCATGCCACTGTCCAGCCCTGGTGACCATGGGCCTCTCCCCAGGGTCCCCATCATCCTGGTGGGCAACAAGTCGGACCTGCGGCCGGGGGGCTCCATCGAGGCTGTGCTTCCCATCATGAGCCAATTCCCTGAGATCGAGACTTGTGTGGAGGTGAGCAGGGTGGTCCTCATTCTGGCCCCAGCTCTGGTCGTCCAGGTGGACAAGGAGAGGGGTTCTGTGGTGAGGGCAGTACAGAAGCGGAGAGCCTACAGCACACTCTGTACCCCTCCATGCTGGTTACCTGGGGCCAGTCGGAGTCAGGTTGTTTCATTGAGGGCCTGGGGTGGAGGGAGGTCCCCTGACCTGCTGCACCCAGGACAGTGTCCCCAGGGCGCCCCCAGCCAGTTCTCCCTCCCAGTGCTCGGCCAAGAACCTGAGGAACATCTCAGAGCTGTTCTACTATGCGCAGAAGGCCGTGCTGCACCCCACAGCACCTCTGTATGATCCCGAGGCCAAGCAGGTGGGGGACAGGCAGCGGGTGGGGTGGGCATGGGGTGAGAGGGGTGTGCAGGGGGAAGCAGGTGTGCTGAGCCATTGTCCCTGTAGCTGCAGCCTGCCTGCACCCAGGCCCTCACACGCATCTTCAGACTCTGCGACCAGGACCTGGACCAGGCGCTCAGTGATGAGGAACTCAACACCTTCCAGGTGCAGCCCAGCCCTCTACGCCCTGCCCCGCACCCCTACAGCCCCGATGCCTGGTCTTGGGCAGTACCAGGAGGCTGCCGATTAACACCAAGTTTCTCTTGGAAACAGAAGTCCTGCTTTGGGCACCCCCTGGCCCCGCAGGCCCTGGAGGATGTGAAGATGGTGGTGAGCAAGAATGTGGCAGGCGGTGTGTGGAATGATCAGCTGACACTGGACGGTGAGGCTGGGCTGCCCGCTGGTGTGGGGTGGTGGGGCAGGGCCACCAGGCCAGGTGCCAGACTTCTGACTCCTCAGCACAGGCTTCCTCTTCCTGAACACACTTTTCATCCAGCGTGGCCGCCATGAGACCACCTGGGCCATCTTGCGGCGCTTTGGCTATGGTGATGCGCTTGAGCTCACGGATGACTACCTTTTCCCCCCGTGAGTGGGCATCTGGGCCACATCCTGGGGACCACAAATGGGTGCATGTCTCACCTGAGTCTCAGTcccacccatctgtccatccgtcTCATGGGGGGCCTGCACAGTGCCTCCTGGGGGCATTTGGGCCCGGCTGTTCCCTGAGCAGAGCACACCAGGTCCAGGGGACTGGCCACCTACCAAAATGCTTGTGTAGAAGATGTCCTGCTACAGTTGCACAGATCTTGATGTATCTGTCTCTGCCCCCTTGCCCCCTGGATGGGGACTTTGGCCAGGCCTCCCCACAACGGGCAGATGGCCACATGGTGCTTGCCCTGGCATACGGTTGGGAGGCCTCACAGGCAGGCTTGCAGGAACAGGGCCCCCTCTCTGCAGGCTCCCCGTGCCCCCAGGCTGTACCACTGAGCTCAACCACTTTGGCTACCAATTCCTGCAGAGAGTGTTTGAGAAGCACGACCAGGTGAGCATGTGAGCAGCCCGGTGCCACCCCCATGCAGCCCTGTTGCCCCCTACATCACTGCTTGCATCAATGCCTCTGTCCAGGACCACGATGGTGCCCTTTCGCCCGTGGAGTTGCAGAGCCTCTTTAGTGTCTTCCCAGCAGCCCCCTGGGGCCCTGAGCTGCCCTATACGGTGTGCACTGCAGCCGGTGGCCAGCTTCCCCTGCACAGCTTCCTCTGCCAGTGGACGTAAGCGTAGCCCTCGCTGCCCGCCCGCCCAGCCACACTGCCACTGCGCTGCTCTAATTCCTGCCCACATACCCCCAGCCTGGTGACCTATGTGGATGTCCGGCGCTGTCTTGGGGATCTCGGCTACCTGGGGTACCCCGTTCTCTCTGAGCAGGACTCCCAGGCCCATGCCATCACAGGTGGGCACCTGCCTCTCAAGGACCCTGTGCTGGGCCTCCGCATCAGCCCCATTCTTACCAGGCGGGCACCCACCTTGCCTGGGATTCTGTGCCACCCCGCATCACTTGTTTGTCCACACACAGTCACCCGTGAGAAAAGGCTGGACCAGGAGAAGGGGCAGACCCAGAGGCGTGTCCTCCTGTGCGAGGTGGTGGGGGCACGTGGAGTGGGCAAGTCTGCCTTCCTGCAGGCCTTCCTTGGCCGGAGCCTAGGGGTGAGTGTCCTGCAGGGCGTGGGGGGTGCCCTGGGGATCAGGGCCACCGAATGTCAGTGTCTCCTTCCTGTGTTCTCTTGTGCCTCCTTCAGCTCCAGGAGCCCTCCATGGAACTTTCTGTCTATGCCATCAACACAGTGCACGTCAACAGGCAGGAGAAGTACCTGATAGTACGTTTCAGGGTCGGGGTGGGGGTCCCGTCCTGTACCCTGAGGTGGTCCTACTGCTTCTGCCCCCACTGTCCCTGCGTGGCCCTCTGAGCCCACCTTGCCTGAGGCCGTCCTCTGTCTGCAGCTTCATGAGGTGGGTGCAGACAGCCTGCTGGACGTTGCATCAGATGTTGCCTGTGATGTCGCCTGCCTGCTGTTTGACAGCAGCAACCCCACATCCTTCACATTCTGCGCCAGGATCTATAAGGCAAGGCAGGGGGCACCGTGCAGCACTCCACTGCCTTCACTCTGTGGACCACCCTCATGCTGCCCTCACATCACTCCTGTCCCTGCAGCAGCGTTACTTGGATGGGCAGACCCCCTGCCTCTTCATCTCTTCCAAGGCCGACCTGCCCCAAGGCATCTCGCCACCAGGCATGTCCCCGGCTGAGTTCTGCCACAGGCACCGGCTGCCcgctcctgtccccttctcttGTATCAGCTCGGCTGCACCCAGCACTGCCATCTTCAGCCGGCTGGCCACCATGGCTACCTTCCCGTGAGTACTGGCCCCCACAGCCTTagagtcctgtccccagatgggtgGGTGGGCTGTAAGCTAGGAGTCATGCTGCAGGATGGGGAGGATAGGCTTGGTGGGATTGGGCTGCAGACGAGGAGCCAGCCTCATGGGGCTCCGAGGCTTTTCTAGGTCCAGCTTTAGGGGTTGGGTGGGGCACAGCAGGGATGTTGGGGCTGAGCAGAGGGACTGGGGCTTCTCCAGATGGCTCTGCTCTCTTTCTGCAGATACCTGGTTCATACGGAGCTGCACCCCACCTCCTTCTGGCTGCAGGTGACACTGGGGGCTGTTGGGGCCGCCCTGGCTGCCGTGCTCAGCTTTTCCCTATATAGGGCCCTGGTGAAGAGCTGATGAGGCCAGCCTGAGGCCCTCCCTGCCCTCCTGCCTGGCCCCGCCCTACAGTCCTGGTTCAGGGTCCCCAAGGCACTGGCAGAGGGCCCCTGCCCAGGGGCTTTCTCCTGCTTGAACATTTGCCAAGTGCTATCCTGCTACAGCTGTGCCAGCTTGCCCACCCCTACTGGAGAGGCCCCTTTTCCAAACAGCTTGGGCCCTGTCACTATTGGGCATCATGTGTACTGGGGGGACTGGGGGCATAGATGAGGAAGCTGGTGACTCCAGATGTGGAATTCTTAGggccccactccctccttcctggTCCTGGGCCCAGGTGGTCAGCAGGTGTGGAAGGGGTCAGAAGTAGGGGCAGGCAAGAAGTGCTGGGATCACAATGTCTACTTCCCTGTGGTTCACATGGGCCCATCTGCCACTGCTGTGGAATGGGTTCCGCCTGCCCCTTCTGAGGGCATGAAACTGGGTTTTCTGATTAAACTTCAGTTGTCTTCCACCTCTTGGATTCCACACCTTAAAGGCAGTTTTTTTGTGAATCAGCCTAAAACTTGTCCTTTGTCTGGGGTGGCTGGAAAGCACAGCTCTGGCCGTTTACTTCCAGAGACCTCAGGGTGCCTCCTGCAGCAtcacctcagcctctgccctggatCTGCTCCCTGCCCCCAGGCATCATGTCCAGGCCACTTAATGTCTGGCTGGGCCCAGAGGACCTCTGTCCAAGGTAGTCCACATCAGTCTGGGGATGAGCAGCCCACAGTGTCCTTGAGGGAGTGTAGTGGGAAGCCCGCAGTCTGAGGTCACCACCCCCATGTAGCCCACTCCCCGGGCCGCAGTGTCCAGATGGCCTGGTTCAACCAGGCACCCAATTATGCTTCTCCGTCTGCAGTGCATAGGAGCCCCCTGCTTGGGGACCCTGCCTAGTCCTGTCCCGTCCTTCACACCCTGAAAGGGACAGCCATAGCACCCCCCACATTGAAGGGAACGGGGTGGTTCTCCAGAGAACCTTCTTGGACAGGCACCTGCTGTTCCACGTGTCTTGGAGCCTGTGGTGGCTGAGCAGACCAGGGTCCCAGCCCAGCCCATTCCTTCCTCCCCAGCTTCTGAGCCACATTCTTGGTGCCTGGCAGGCTCGGTACACTTGGGTGGTGCCCACTGTGCAGGACCACATCTGCCTCAGGAGGGTGG includes the following:
- the RHOT2 gene encoding mitochondrial Rho GTPase 2 isoform X2 gives rise to the protein MKRDVRILLLGEAQVGKTSLILSLVGEEFPEEVPPRAEEITIPADVTPEKVPTHIVDYSAEQTEEELQAEIHKANVVCVVYDISEEATIEKAGTEPRWEPSHSQPGLSQIRTKWIPLVNGRTKRGPRVPIILVGNKSDLRPGGSIEAVLPIMSQFPEIETCVECSAKNLRNISELFYYAQKAVLHPTAPLYDPEAKQLQPACTQALTRIFRLCDQDLDQALSDEELNTFQKSCFGHPLAPQALEDVKMVVSKNVAGGVWNDQLTLDGFLFLNTLFIQRGRHETTWAILRRFGYGDALELTDDYLFPPLPVPPGCTTELNHFGYQFLQRVFEKHDQDHDGALSPVELQSLFSVFPAAPWGPELPYTVCTAAGGQLPLHSFLCQWTLVTYVDVRRCLGDLGYLGYPVLSEQDSQAHAITGGHLPLKDPVLGLRISPILTRRAPTLPGILCHPASLVCPHTVTREKRLDQEKGQTQRRVLLCEVVGARGVGKSAFLQAFLGRSLGLQEPSMELSVYAINTVHVNRQEKYLILHEVGADSLLDVASDVACDVACLLFDSSNPTSFTFCARIYKQRYLDGQTPCLFISSKADLPQGISPPGMSPAEFCHRHRLPAPVPFSCISSAAPSTAIFSRLATMATFPYLVHTELHPTSFWLQVTLGAVGAALAAVLSFSLYRALVKS
- the RHOT2 gene encoding mitochondrial Rho GTPase 2 isoform X5, which codes for MKRDVRILLLGEAQVGKTSLILSLVGEEFPEEVPPRAEEITIPADVTPEKVPTHIVDYSAEQTEEELQAEIHKANVVCVVYDISEEATIEKIRTKWIPLVNGRTKRGPRVPIILVGNKSDLRPGGSIEAVLPIMSQFPEIETCVECSAKNLRNISELFYYAQKAVLHPTAPLYDPEAKQLQPACTQALTRIFRLCDQDLDQALSDEELNTFQKSCFGHPLAPQALEDVKMVVSKNVAGGVWNDQLTLDGFLFLNTLFIQRGRHETTWAILRRFGYGDALELTDDYLFPPLPVPPGCTTELNHFGYQFLQRVFEKHDQDHDGALSPVELQSLFSVFPAAPWGPELPYTVCTAAGGQLPLHSFLCQWTLVTYVDVRRCLGDLGYLGYPVLSEQDSQAHAITGGHLPLKDPVLGLRISPILTRRAPTLPGILCHPASLVCPHTVTREKRLDQEKGQTQRRVLLCEVVGARGVGKSAFLQAFLGRSLGLQEPSMELSVYAINTVHVNRQEKYLILHEVGADSLLDVASDVACDVACLLFDSSNPTSFTFCARIYKQRYLDGQTPCLFISSKADLPQGISPPGMSPAEFCHRHRLPAPVPFSCISSAAPSTAIFSRLATMATFPYLVHTELHPTSFWLQVTLGAVGAALAAVLSFSLYRALVKS
- the RHOT2 gene encoding mitochondrial Rho GTPase 2 isoform X9, with the translated sequence MKRDVRILLLGEAQVGKTSLILSLVGEEFPEEVPPRAEEITIPADVTPEKVPTHIVDYSEAEQTEEELQAEIHKANVVCVVYDISEEATIEKAGTEPRWEPSHSQPGLSQIRTKWIPLVNGRTKRGPRVPIILVGNKSDLRPGGSIEAVLPIMSQFPEIETCVECSAKNLRNISELFYYAQKAVLHPTAPLYDPEAKQLQPACTQALTRIFRLCDQDLDQALSDEELNTFQKSCFGHPLAPQALEDVKMVVSKNVAGGVWNDQLTLDGFLFLNTLFIQRGRHETTWAILRRFGYGDALELTDDYLFPPLPVPPGCTTELNHFGYQFLQRVFEKHDQDHDGALSPVELQSLFSVFPAAPWGPELPYTVCTAAGGQLPLHSFLCQWTLVTYVDVRRCLGDLGYLGYPVLSEQDSQAHAITVTREKRLDQEKGQTQRRVLLCEVVGARGVGKSAFLQAFLGRSLGLQEPSMELSVYAINTVHVNRQEKYLILHEVGADSLLDVASDVACDVACLLFDSSNPTSFTFCARIYKQRYLDGQTPCLFISSKADLPQGISPPGMSPAEFCHRHRLPAPVPFSCISSAAPSTAIFSRLATMATFPYLVHTELHPTSFWLQVTLGAVGAALAAVLSFSLYRALVKS
- the RHOT2 gene encoding mitochondrial Rho GTPase 2 isoform X11, which produces MKRDVRILLLGEAQVGKTSLILSLVGEEFPEEVPPRAEEITIPADVTPEKVPTHIVDYSEAEQTEEELQAEIHKIRTKWIPLVNGRTKRGPRVPIILVGNKSDLRPGGSIEAVLPIMSQFPEIETCVECSAKNLRNISELFYYAQKAVLHPTAPLYDPEAKQLQPACTQALTRIFRLCDQDLDQALSDEELNTFQKSCFGHPLAPQALEDVKMVVSKNVAGGVWNDQLTLDGFLFLNTLFIQRGRHETTWAILRRFGYGDALELTDDYLFPPLPVPPGCTTELNHFGYQFLQRVFEKHDQDHDGALSPVELQSLFSVFPAAPWGPELPYTVCTAAGGQLPLHSFLCQWTLVTYVDVRRCLGDLGYLGYPVLSEQDSQAHAITVTREKRLDQEKGQTQRRVLLCEVVGARGVGKSAFLQAFLGRSLGLQEPSMELSVYAINTVHVNRQEKYLILHEVGADSLLDVASDVACDVACLLFDSSNPTSFTFCARIYKQRYLDGQTPCLFISSKADLPQGISPPGMSPAEFCHRHRLPAPVPFSCISSAAPSTAIFSRLATMATFPYLVHTELHPTSFWLQVTLGAVGAALAAVLSFSLYRALVKS
- the RHOT2 gene encoding mitochondrial Rho GTPase 2 isoform X10, translating into MKRDVRILLLGEAQVGKTSLILSLVGEEFPEEVPPRAEEITIPADVTPEKVPTHIVDYSEAEQTEEELQAEIHKANVVCVVYDISEEATIEKIRTKWIPLVNGRTKRGPRVPIILVGNKSDLRPGGSIEAVLPIMSQFPEIETCVECSAKNLRNISELFYYAQKAVLHPTAPLYDPEAKQLQPACTQALTRIFRLCDQDLDQALSDEELNTFQKSCFGHPLAPQALEDVKMVVSKNVAGGVWNDQLTLDGFLFLNTLFIQRGRHETTWAILRRFGYGDALELTDDYLFPPLPVPPGCTTELNHFGYQFLQRVFEKHDQDHDGALSPVELQSLFSVFPAAPWGPELPYTVCTAAGGQLPLHSFLCQWTLVTYVDVRRCLGDLGYLGYPVLSEQDSQAHAITVTREKRLDQEKGQTQRRVLLCEVVGARGVGKSAFLQAFLGRSLGLQEPSMELSVYAINTVHVNRQEKYLILHEVGADSLLDVASDVACDVACLLFDSSNPTSFTFCARIYKQRYLDGQTPCLFISSKADLPQGISPPGMSPAEFCHRHRLPAPVPFSCISSAAPSTAIFSRLATMATFPYLVHTELHPTSFWLQVTLGAVGAALAAVLSFSLYRALVKS
- the RHOT2 gene encoding mitochondrial Rho GTPase 2 isoform X1, which encodes MKRDVRILLLGEAQVGKTSLILSLVGEEFPEEVPPRAEEITIPADVTPEKVPTHIVDYSEAEQTEEELQAEIHKANVVCVVYDISEEATIEKAGTEPRWEPSHSQPGLSQIRTKWIPLVNGRTKRGPRVPIILVGNKSDLRPGGSIEAVLPIMSQFPEIETCVECSAKNLRNISELFYYAQKAVLHPTAPLYDPEAKQLQPACTQALTRIFRLCDQDLDQALSDEELNTFQKSCFGHPLAPQALEDVKMVVSKNVAGGVWNDQLTLDGFLFLNTLFIQRGRHETTWAILRRFGYGDALELTDDYLFPPLPVPPGCTTELNHFGYQFLQRVFEKHDQDHDGALSPVELQSLFSVFPAAPWGPELPYTVCTAAGGQLPLHSFLCQWTLVTYVDVRRCLGDLGYLGYPVLSEQDSQAHAITGGHLPLKDPVLGLRISPILTRRAPTLPGILCHPASLVCPHTVTREKRLDQEKGQTQRRVLLCEVVGARGVGKSAFLQAFLGRSLGLQEPSMELSVYAINTVHVNRQEKYLILHEVGADSLLDVASDVACDVACLLFDSSNPTSFTFCARIYKQRYLDGQTPCLFISSKADLPQGISPPGMSPAEFCHRHRLPAPVPFSCISSAAPSTAIFSRLATMATFPYLVHTELHPTSFWLQVTLGAVGAALAAVLSFSLYRALVKS
- the RHOT2 gene encoding mitochondrial Rho GTPase 2 isoform X8, translated to MKRDVRILLLGEAQVGKTSLILSLVGEEFPEEVPPRAEEITIPADVTPEKVPTHIVDYSAEQTEEELQAEIHKIRTKWIPLVNGRTKRGPRVPIILVGNKSDLRPGGSIEAVLPIMSQFPEIETCVECSAKNLRNISELFYYAQKAVLHPTAPLYDPEAKQLQPACTQALTRIFRLCDQDLDQALSDEELNTFQKSCFGHPLAPQALEDVKMVVSKNVAGGVWNDQLTLDGFLFLNTLFIQRGRHETTWAILRRFGYGDALELTDDYLFPPLPVPPGCTTELNHFGYQFLQRVFEKHDQDHDGALSPVELQSLFSVFPAAPWGPELPYTVCTAAGGQLPLHSFLCQWTLVTYVDVRRCLGDLGYLGYPVLSEQDSQAHAITGGHLPLKDPVLGLRISPILTRRAPTLPGILCHPASLVCPHTVTREKRLDQEKGQTQRRVLLCEVVGARGVGKSAFLQAFLGRSLGLQEPSMELSVYAINTVHVNRQEKYLILHEVGADSLLDVASDVACDVACLLFDSSNPTSFTFCARIYKQRYLDGQTPCLFISSKADLPQGISPPGMSPAEFCHRHRLPAPVPFSCISSAAPSTAIFSRLATMATFPYLVHTELHPTSFWLQVTLGAVGAALAAVLSFSLYRALVKS
- the RHOT2 gene encoding mitochondrial Rho GTPase 2 isoform X7 — encoded protein: MKRDVRILLLGEAQVGKTSLILSLVGEEFPEEVPPRAEEITIPADVTPEKVPTHIVDYSEAEQTEEELQAEIHKIRTKWIPLVNGRTKRGPRVPIILVGNKSDLRPGGSIEAVLPIMSQFPEIETCVECSAKNLRNISELFYYAQKAVLHPTAPLYDPEAKQLQPACTQALTRIFRLCDQDLDQALSDEELNTFQKSCFGHPLAPQALEDVKMVVSKNVAGGVWNDQLTLDGFLFLNTLFIQRGRHETTWAILRRFGYGDALELTDDYLFPPLPVPPGCTTELNHFGYQFLQRVFEKHDQDHDGALSPVELQSLFSVFPAAPWGPELPYTVCTAAGGQLPLHSFLCQWTLVTYVDVRRCLGDLGYLGYPVLSEQDSQAHAITGGHLPLKDPVLGLRISPILTRRAPTLPGILCHPASLVCPHTVTREKRLDQEKGQTQRRVLLCEVVGARGVGKSAFLQAFLGRSLGLQEPSMELSVYAINTVHVNRQEKYLILHEVGADSLLDVASDVACDVACLLFDSSNPTSFTFCARIYKQRYLDGQTPCLFISSKADLPQGISPPGMSPAEFCHRHRLPAPVPFSCISSAAPSTAIFSRLATMATFPYLVHTELHPTSFWLQVTLGAVGAALAAVLSFSLYRALVKS
- the RHOT2 gene encoding mitochondrial Rho GTPase 2 isoform X4, with translation MKRDVRILLLGEAQVGKTSLILSLVGEEFPEEVPPRAEEITIPADVTPEKVPTHIVDYSEAEQTEEELQAEIHKANVVCVVYDISEEATIEKIRTKWIPLVNGRTKRGPRVPIILVGNKSDLRPGGSIEAVLPIMSQFPEIETCVECSAKNLRNISELFYYAQKAVLHPTAPLYDPEAKQLQPACTQALTRIFRLCDQDLDQALSDEELNTFQKSCFGHPLAPQALEDVKMVVSKNVAGGVWNDQLTLDGFLFLNTLFIQRGRHETTWAILRRFGYGDALELTDDYLFPPLPVPPGCTTELNHFGYQFLQRVFEKHDQDHDGALSPVELQSLFSVFPAAPWGPELPYTVCTAAGGQLPLHSFLCQWTLVTYVDVRRCLGDLGYLGYPVLSEQDSQAHAITGGHLPLKDPVLGLRISPILTRRAPTLPGILCHPASLVCPHTVTREKRLDQEKGQTQRRVLLCEVVGARGVGKSAFLQAFLGRSLGLQEPSMELSVYAINTVHVNRQEKYLILHEVGADSLLDVASDVACDVACLLFDSSNPTSFTFCARIYKQRYLDGQTPCLFISSKADLPQGISPPGMSPAEFCHRHRLPAPVPFSCISSAAPSTAIFSRLATMATFPYLVHTELHPTSFWLQVTLGAVGAALAAVLSFSLYRALVKS
- the RHOT2 gene encoding mitochondrial Rho GTPase 2 isoform X6; this translates as MKRDVRILLLGEAQVGKTSLILSLVGEEFPEEVPPRAEEITIPADVTPEKVPTHIVDYSEAEQTEEELQAEIHKANVVCVVYDISEEATIEKAGTEPRWEPSHSQPGLSQIRTKWIPLVNGRTKRGPRVPIILVGNKSDLRPGGSIEAVLPIMSQFPEIETCVELQPACTQALTRIFRLCDQDLDQALSDEELNTFQKSCFGHPLAPQALEDVKMVVSKNVAGGVWNDQLTLDGFLFLNTLFIQRGRHETTWAILRRFGYGDALELTDDYLFPPLPVPPGCTTELNHFGYQFLQRVFEKHDQDHDGALSPVELQSLFSVFPAAPWGPELPYTVCTAAGGQLPLHSFLCQWTLVTYVDVRRCLGDLGYLGYPVLSEQDSQAHAITGGHLPLKDPVLGLRISPILTRRAPTLPGILCHPASLVCPHTVTREKRLDQEKGQTQRRVLLCEVVGARGVGKSAFLQAFLGRSLGLQEPSMELSVYAINTVHVNRQEKYLILHEVGADSLLDVASDVACDVACLLFDSSNPTSFTFCARIYKQRYLDGQTPCLFISSKADLPQGISPPGMSPAEFCHRHRLPAPVPFSCISSAAPSTAIFSRLATMATFPYLVHTELHPTSFWLQVTLGAVGAALAAVLSFSLYRALVKS